Below is a genomic region from Muntiacus reevesi chromosome 19, mMunRee1.1, whole genome shotgun sequence.
ACAATAGAACAACCAAGGCAGAAtgaagaagcagcaattagactGTAGTTAACAATATCTCaaagcagagggagaaaaataGATCTGTGGTGTCTGCAAATGAGGCCCTGGCAGAGGCATCCTGCACCAAGAACAGGTCTTGTCTTTGGAACGCTGCGGCTGGCGAGAGGGGGCTGGGCTATGCAGGAAAAAGCAATTAAGGGACAAGAAGGACTTGATGTCCAGATGCCTGTCTGGAGTGCCTGACTTCCTGCAGCTCACGGGGCAAGGGCTGACACCCATAATGTGAACCTGCCAGGGTGGGTGCCTTCAGAGGGACAGGGGCCTTGAGACTTGATGGCCAAGACAAGCACTGGGGATCCCCCCTTCAGTCCACCCAGCTGCAAGAACCACCCTGAGTACAGGAATCAGGGCCTCTGAAGACAGCCTCCGTGCCCACCTAGGTCCACGCTGATGGCTCACACCCTCCCATGTCCCAGGGGAATGGGATGCACCTCACGTTCTCCAATCCCAGGGTTGCTTTGAAATACGGgagaagctaaaataaaaaccTTCAAAAGTGGGTCTAACTCCGCTGGAACATTTATTCCCTGGACACTGTGAGTTAGATTATGTCTGCCAATGCCTCAAGGGTCAGCGTCTGCCACACTTTTTAAGGGTCTCTGccatatactttttaaaactgtCTTGTTAACTTatactatcattattatttttcccaattatgAAAGTGAAACATACTCataaaaaattcagaagaaaaaaacacatgaatATATAACTCACAATGTCCACTCAAAGATAAATATCactagtattaatattttaattctagatgtatgtatatatgtaacttatttttacaaaaatacatgtttataagaatatatatatcatttattataACATCAGATactagaaattcattttcttgtaACACTTATGAATGATTCTGTCATAAAACAACAGTATCAATAGAGCTAAGGAAATATGGAACCTTCTTTTTGATGGCTGCCCTGCACACAAGAGCACTGTAGCCAGCAGGTACTTCTGCTGAGCTGAACAGAATCGCACATCTGCTCCGGTTACAGCAGCCCAGAGAGACCTCTACATGGATCAAACGTTTTTTTTGGCCTGATGGGCTAATATTAATAACTTAAGAAGTTTAATTAATAGATTTTTTCCAGTTCTGATCGTGActtgtcttaaaattttaaagaaaaagaggaagcttCATCTCAAAGTCATTATGGCTACAAAGAGCAAGTGGTCTGTGTGACTGAAGCTATGTAGCTAGACCTGAGGGAGACCTTAGAGGTGGTAAGACAGACAAACCTGAGGAGCCACTGATGCCCCCAAGGAAGGAGCCCCAAGGGAAATTGGGGAAGGCGTTAACTGAGTACAGAACACACAGAAATATTCGGTTGTCATAATATCTTACCGTTCTGCTTTTCTTCCATAGTTTTTCCCCATTCAGCCTGAGTTCACCTTTGTAGAATGCATCTTccactttgctttaaaaaaaaaaaagtcaaagcactctaaaatagaaatatattcaaaacaattatataattttgagaaaaatacTGGCTATTAATAATGCTTTTTCTGACAGTGACTGGCCTCGCCACAAAATCTCCATTCTGGGcactgggaaagtgaaagtcaactGCTCCCATATGAATCTAAACAGGGAGACCAAAGGGCACCACTGAGTGGATGCGGCTGCTGCAAAGATCTGTTAGAGTGAGACAGGAGGTAAGCAGGGCTCTGCTGGGACTTAGCATGGGTGATAGCTCCTGTGATCCACGACAGTCAAAATGAGTGGGTGCCACCTTCCCCTCATGTGCTCTGAGGGAGAAACCAGTTACCACACCTATGGTGAGGCTGTTAAGAAACGCTCCACTGATCTGCACTGAGGTTGCGGAAATGCCAATCCAGCCACTGCTGATCTCTCTGAATTTAATCAGTGGGGCAACTAGACCAAGGCAGGATACAGACAAAAATGAGCGCCCTTTCGTCTTAACGCTCAGACTCCTGGTGACTGATGTTGGGGGTTTTCCTAATAACAGTACTAGCTACTACTGTGAGAGACGGGGAGGCCCTTAATGAGCCGGTCAGATTTTAGAGAACATTCAAGTCCTGCTGAGGGTGACTGTGGGCTCAGAGCCATCTTTATAAGTCTTTAAATTTCgtgtattaaaaaattaaactatgcCATTAAATTAGGACATAAAGGTACAAATTAGACAAAGGAATCTTAATTTTATTCATACGACAGTTCTTTCTTTGCATGCAGCATGCACACAATGATTGctaaaggaatgaatgaacagtGAAGATCACTATTATTATATAATAGGTCTAGCAAAGAAACAGTGAGATTAAAGAAACCTTGAAGGTTACGCTTACTATCTCCATGcactatatatataaacacacatagtaTTTTCATCATCATAGCTAACATACATTGAGAACCCATGTGCCACACACTGTTATAAATACTATAGaaaaatagactgaaaaaaaaaaagaaaaatagactgaCTTATTTAATCCTAGCCACCACCTTCTAAAGCCAGTTCTATTacccttattttatagatgagggaacTACACAGAGATtataagtaacttgtccaaggtcacagagagcCAGGATTAAAGCCCCGGTAGTCTGGATACAAAGCCTGCAGTTTTAACCACCTCGTTATGCTGCATCTAAGAGATACCGTTTCATGTAGCATTTATGAAACCCAGATGCATTCTATGCTTGCTATATACATCTAACATGGTGATTCCTTTTTTCCTCAAGAAGCTGATTTTACATCAGTGGTTCATCTTACAGTTGATTGTGTCTTAAGAGTCAAGGAAATACGGCACATGGGATTTGGAGGCAGTCATTTGACTTCTTTGGGAATTAGTTTTTTCATATATAGAATGAAATAATTGGACCAGGTTCCTATAAGATTCTTTCACATCTGTGGTTACCCTTCACTGTAATATGAGCCATGCGATTGGTAATGCTGCTTTAAAACAACCAAGAAGACAAGTGATTTTGTATGAAAACGCACATACTTACTTCCTTCCGACATCTAGGCCCGTCTTCAGGATAACGTCATACCGGAAAGACTGTACTACTTTATCCAGGTCTTTATAGTCTTTGACCTCACTGGGGTTGTCCTCGGGCTCCTCTTCCAGCTCACTCATCTCATCATGGTCCCTCTCCTCATCAGAGTCCCCTTCATCTTCCACTTTTTGTAGAGTCTTTTTAGTGGATTTTTTAGAGCTTATATTACTTTTGAGTCTTatggaaaatgggaaaatatattctgGAGATATTAAAAGCCCTGGGAGTCTCAGTGAGAAAATGTTATGGAGGACTGTTTTATAATTTGATGCATTTAAGTTGGCACTAGACAAATACAAGTGTCGATTCCAGGAAGCACAGCCTTTATGTGAAGGTGTCC
It encodes:
- the MTRES1 gene encoding mitochondrial transcription rescue factor 1, translated to MAMTSVRLPSSVLRKPDAWIGLCRALRGTPSHKGCASWNRHLYLSSANLNASNYKTVLHNIFSLRLPGLLISPEYIFPFSIRLKSNISSKKSTKKTLQKVEDEGDSDEERDHDEMSELEEEPEDNPSEVKDYKDLDKVVQSFRYDVILKTGLDVGRNKVEDAFYKGELRLNGEKLWKKSRTVKVGDTLDLLIGEDKEAETETVMRIVLKKVLEEKTSSEKYRVVLRRWKKLQLPKKSMLK